In one window of Neisseria subflava DNA:
- a CDS encoding LysM peptidoglycan-binding domain-containing protein, which produces MQQRIITLLCMAGMAISAHTQAASLKIRPNAPQRYVVKNGDTLWGISGKYLYSPWQWNRLWGANRNAIRNPHLIYPGQVLVLRYINGQPRLGFEHAQTRSDGIPVIKLHPRVRETSGYGIPTVNVNLYRMFMKHPQIIAPEETANAPRLIAGPDNRVLYTQGNRVYAYGLTEPGRYLTYRVNKNITDPETGKFLGQEVVFSGIANTLPYTDSALENRTRASDEKLKSNEYYTQVNKAMKLRTQSAQPLVIEEAVSEIRKDDYLLKLPEGLDSFNVMPHAPARPIQAKVVSIFDGVGEAGQFQTITLDKGELDGLDKGTVVSLYKRGRQVRVNLSNNLIRKPKDKDTVELVSIPAEEIGLAMVYRTSDHLASAIILESLNSISIGDTASEPGRDLDNMADEKTMDKPAEDEQEREIELEVRS; this is translated from the coding sequence ATGCAACAACGTATTATAACCCTGCTTTGCATGGCAGGCATGGCTATTTCTGCCCACACTCAGGCAGCTTCTTTAAAAATCCGCCCCAATGCGCCACAACGCTACGTCGTTAAAAACGGCGATACCTTGTGGGGTATTTCCGGCAAATATCTGTACAGCCCATGGCAATGGAACCGCCTTTGGGGCGCTAACCGCAACGCTATCCGCAATCCGCATCTGATCTATCCGGGTCAGGTGTTGGTTTTACGCTACATCAACGGTCAGCCGCGACTGGGTTTTGAACATGCCCAAACCCGTTCAGACGGCATTCCCGTGATCAAACTGCATCCGCGCGTACGCGAAACTTCCGGCTACGGCATTCCGACCGTCAATGTCAACCTCTACCGCATGTTCATGAAACATCCGCAGATTATCGCTCCGGAAGAAACCGCCAACGCGCCGCGCCTGATTGCCGGCCCCGACAACCGCGTCCTCTACACCCAAGGCAACCGCGTGTACGCATACGGCCTGACCGAACCCGGCCGCTACCTGACCTACCGCGTCAATAAAAACATCACCGACCCGGAAACCGGCAAATTTCTCGGCCAAGAAGTTGTGTTCAGCGGCATCGCCAACACGCTGCCTTACACCGACTCCGCCTTGGAAAACCGCACCCGCGCTTCTGACGAAAAACTCAAAAGCAACGAGTATTACACCCAAGTCAACAAAGCCATGAAGCTGCGTACCCAATCCGCGCAACCTTTGGTTATCGAAGAAGCCGTTTCCGAAATCCGCAAAGACGACTATCTGCTGAAACTGCCCGAAGGCCTCGACAGCTTCAATGTTATGCCTCACGCCCCTGCCCGTCCGATTCAGGCCAAAGTTGTTTCCATCTTCGACGGCGTGGGCGAAGCAGGTCAGTTCCAAACCATTACTTTGGATAAAGGCGAACTCGACGGCTTGGACAAAGGCACTGTGGTCAGCCTCTACAAACGCGGCCGCCAAGTCCGTGTCAATCTGTCCAACAACCTGATTCGCAAGCCGAAAGACAAAGATACGGTTGAATTGGTTTCCATTCCGGCGGAAGAAATCGGCTTGGCAATGGTGTACCGCACATCCGACCATCTGGCCTCCGCCATTATTTTGGAAAGCCTGAACAGCATTTCCATCGGCGATACCGCTTCCGAACCCGGCCGTGATTTGGACAATATGGCCGATGAAAAAACCATGGACAAGCCTGCTGAAGACGAACAGGAAAGAGAAATCGAACTGGAAGTCCGCAGCTGA
- the def gene encoding peptide deformylase, with product MALLNILQYPDERLHTVAKPVEKIDERIQTLVADMFETMYEARGIGLAATQVDVHERIVVMDLTEDRSEPRVFINPVIVEKDGETTYEEGCLSVPGIYDTVTRAERVKVEALNEKGEKFTLEADGLLAICVQHELDHLMGIVFVEHLSQLKQGRIKTKLKKRQKHTI from the coding sequence ATGGCTTTACTGAACATCCTCCAATACCCCGACGAGCGTTTGCACACGGTCGCCAAACCTGTTGAAAAAATCGACGAGCGCATCCAGACATTGGTTGCCGATATGTTTGAAACCATGTACGAAGCACGCGGTATCGGCTTGGCGGCCACTCAGGTCGACGTACACGAGCGCATCGTCGTGATGGATTTGACCGAAGACCGCAGCGAGCCGCGCGTGTTCATCAATCCCGTCATTGTCGAAAAAGACGGCGAGACGACTTATGAAGAAGGCTGTCTGTCCGTACCGGGCATTTACGATACCGTAACCCGTGCCGAGCGCGTCAAAGTTGAAGCCTTGAACGAAAAAGGCGAGAAATTCACGCTGGAAGCAGACGGCCTGTTGGCAATCTGCGTGCAGCACGAATTGGACCACCTGATGGGCATCGTGTTTGTCGAACACTTGTCGCAGCTGAAACAAGGCCGCATCAAAACCAAACTGAAAAAACGTCAGAAACACACCATCTGA